In the Pontibacillus sp. HMF3514 genome, AAACGTTTCGAATAAAAGTATACAAGTGCATTGAAAAGTCGTAAATGAACGAAAAGTCACAATTATCTAAAAAATGTTTTGGAAATTGATAAAAGATAGAAACATGGATGAATGTGAAAATTTTTCATCTTTCCATTTTCATATATATAGATTGATATATTTTTTATCTCTATAAACCTACAAAAAAACCTTAAGTTACCAAAATGAGAGCCTTAAGTACCCTTTTACATTAATGATTCGTAAATTATGAAAATTCAATCCATTCCTGTGATACCTTAGGAAATGTGAGGTAAAAATCCAAAAAGGAGTGGGGAATTCAGTATGAAAAACAGAAAATGGCTTGTACTTATGGTGGTTTTTAGTCTTTTAACGACGATGTTTCCAACACCACAAAATTCTCATGCAGCAACGACGAATGATGTTGTTGTAAGTGAGATAGCGTGGATGGGGACAACTTCAAGCTACAATGATGAGTGGTTAGAGCTTTATAACAACACAGGTTCAACGATTTCTCTTGATGGATGGACGTTAAGTGCAGCAGACGGTTCACCTGATATTCAACTTTCTGGAACAATTCCAGCAGGTGGGTATTATCTTCTTGAACGAACCGATGACACAACGGTATCCGAAGTTTCTGCAAATCTTATTTATTCAGGCTCCCTAAGTAACTCCGGAGAAACACTAGAATTACGCGATGATAGCCAAAAAGTGATTGATAGCGTGGATGCTTGGTATGCTGGTGATAATGATACAAAAGCAACAATGGCACGCCAAGACACAACAGCTAGTGGAACGAATGCTAGTAATTGGTTCACCTCAACTGCTACATACGCAGAAGGATACGGTACGCCAAATGCGGCAGAAAAAGGTTGCACGACTACAGAAGAGCAACTGAATAACGTATCCAACACAGCTGGCAGTATAAATGTATATTTTAACAAATGTGCTTATGATCAATATGCGACTTCAGGAAATGAAGCGAACTATAATGTGAATTTAGAGGATAGACTGATCAAGCGTATTAACAATGCAACAGAATCAATCGACATGGCAACATACGAAATCAACCTTCCAAATATCATCGATGCACTCGTTACAAAAGCAGCAGAGGGTGTAGATGTTCGTATAATAGCCGATGCGAAAGATGGAAGTGACCCACACTACACGGAACGTTATCGAAAAATGCGTCTTTACGTAGAACAGTTACTTAGAGGAGAAGATGGCACGATTGGTACAAGTGACGATGTTCATGTTTTCTCTGACTCCATTATGTTTGCCGTAGAAGATCAAACGTTACGCGAACAATATGGTTTACCTTCATCTGTAACAGGCATGGAGCAGGTAACAGTTGGAGTAGGTAATGATACGCAGTCCGGATATCGTTTAGCGGATGCTGAACAGAAGGATGATGGAAGCTACTACTCTCCTGACAACCAAATGCATAATAAATTTGCAGTCGTAGATGGAAAGTGGGTTTTCACAGGTAGTTGGAACTTCACGGTTACAGGGCTTTATGGGTCTGAAACCAATATGCAAAATGATGTACTAGGTGGAAACACGCAGCACGTAGTTGAGCTTAACTCTACGGATCTATCAGATGTATTCAAAACTGAATTTGATGAAATGTGGGGAAGTGCAGGATTAACACCTGACCCAGCTGTTTCAAACTATCACGGTAGAAAGACCGATAATACCATTCATACAGTAGATGTGGGTGGAACTCCAGTGGATGTGTATTTCTCAGCTGGAGATGACGCAGTTGGCCAAATGGCTTCTTATGTTAAAAATGAAGCGGATTACAGCAGCTACTTCACGATTTTTGCATGGAGTGATCAGACCCTAGTAAATGAATTGAAGTATAAATGGGAAGGTTCCTACAATGATCTAGAAGGTTCTCGTACAGGTTTTGAAGTGAAAGGTGTATATGATGAGAGCTTCTGGAATCAGTGGTGGTCAGCTTCAATCGAAATGACAGGACGTACTGCATCACAGGAATCTACCAATAACCCAAACATCCGGTGGAATAACGTAGCACCTGTTTATGAAGATAATGAGGACCGTAAAATGCATGCCAAAACGATGCTCATTGATGCTGGGTACGCAAGCAGTGATCCAACAGCAATCGTAGGATCTACGAATTGGAGCACGAACGGAAACGAGATTAATGATGAGAATATGTTATTTATTCATAACGATGACGTAACGAATCAGTTTTTACAAGAATTCTATGCGCGATATGAAGCGGCAGGCGGTATGGTGCCGGCACAATAAAAGAGAAGCGAAGTCCCTTGGGGCTTCGCTTTTTTTAATGTAAAAAACCGCATTGGAAAAGTTCCAACACGGTTTTGGGAAAATGATTCCGATTGGGCTCGAACCAACGACCTCATGCCTGTCAAGCATGCGCTCTCCCAACTGAGCTACGGAATCGTATGTATTGTATTTGAAGACAATTCTTAATATACCCTTAACATGGATTTTTGTCAATATCCCTACACAAGGGGATTGAGAGACTTATTTTTAAATATAAGTAATGGTTTTGTTAATATTGTAAGAAAAATGCTAAAAATTAGTAAAATATGATAATTATCCTATTTTTTCTGTAAAAAAATGATAGGATAATAGTGTTGTAATCAATAGAAAGGGGAGAGACTTATGGGAAAGGTATATACCAAGTTGCTAGCCGGTGCCATGACAGCGGTTATGGGGCTAGCTCCATTCACAGCTCAAGCAGCTGATGAAGGGAATGTGGAGGTTCAGCTTTTATTCATGAATGACCTTCATGGAAAAATTGACTATGAATCTTCAGAAAAGGACGTAAATGGAGACGGAGTAGAGGATTCTGTTGGAGGCATGCCTTATCTTGCAACCTATCTTGAGCAACGAGAAGCAGAAAATGAAAATACGCTTCTTCTTCATTCTGGGGACATGATTGGAGGCAGTCCTTTAGTAAGTGCATATTTTCAAGATGAGCCAACTATAGAAATCATGGAGGCAATGGGCTTTGATGTAGGTACATTAGGGAACCATGAATTCGACGAAGGTGTTGAGGAGATGCTTCGCATGATTAATGGTGGCGAGCATCCGGATGGCACTGAAGGCTATGATGGCATGAACTTCCCAGTTGTTGCAGCAAATGTTCAGTATAAGGACACGAAAGATCTAGTGATTGATCCTTATACCATTGAAGAAATTGGCGGACAAAAAATTGGTTTTATTGGTGTTGTTACAACTGAAACACCGGAAATGATTATTAAAACAGGAAACGAAAATGTTGAATTCACTGATGAAGCAGAAGCCATTAACAAGTATGTTCCTGAATTACAAGCACAAGGCGTAGAAGCAATCGTTGTTTTAGCTCACAACCCAGCATTTCAAGAGGGAGAGACCATTACAGGTGACGCTGCTGAAATCGCGAAAAACACTGATGATGCGGTAGATGTGATTTTTGCTGGACACAATCACGTGTATAACAATGGTCTTGTAGACAACAAATTAATTGTACAAGCACTAGATTATAGTCGTGCTTTTGCTGACGTAGATTTAGAGATTGATCCAGAAACAGGAGATATCGTGAAAAAGTCAGCAGAAATTGTAAATAATATTCGTGGAGATGTAGAGCCAGATCAAGAGGTTTCTGAGATTTTGAACAAATATCAAGAAAAAGTAAAAGAAGCAAAAGAAGAAGTTGTCGGTAATGCAGCTGTTAAGCTGGATGGCGGCTATGCTGCTCGCGGTGAAGTGGGAGACAATGCACTAGGTAACCTTATTGCTGATGGCATGGTTGAGGCAATGGATGCTGATTTTGCGCTAATGAATGGTGGCGGAATTCGTGATGTGATTGACCAAGGTGAGATCACGTTCGGAGAGGTTTTCGCCGTTCAACCATTCGGTAACACACTAAATAAAGTTGAGCTTACAGGTAAAGACCTTCGCAAAGTGCTAAACGCACAGATTAGTGAAAAATATGGTCCAGACGTAAGTGTATCTGGTTTCTCTTACACTTGGAATGGTAAAACAAATGAAGTTGTGAGCATGAAGCTACCTGATGGATCAGCTGTAAAGCCAAATGAAACATACACGGTTGTTGTAAACAACTATATGTATGGTGCTGAAGATTATCGTTTAGCTGAACTTGGTGAAAACATGGTAGTAGGTCCAAACGACTTGGATGCAACGATCGAGTACATCCAATCCTTTGATGAGCCGATTATCTATGAAGCGGAAGGCCGTATTTCTGAAGTAACGGCAAAAGCGGATGAGAATAACGGAAAAGATCAGTCTGATAAATCTGATGAAACTACTTCTGATGAAACAACAGATTCAAAAGCAAACGATCATAAATACACGGTTAAATCAGGTGACACACTTGGCAAAATCGGTGCTAAATTCGGAGTAAGCTGGAAGAAGCTTGCCGAGTATAACAATATCGAAGACGTACGTAAGTTAATGTCTGGTCAAACGCTTTCGATCCCAGTTCCAGATGGCAATGCTGGCTATGAAGTGTACCTTGTTAAACAAGGCGATACAATCGGTAAAATTGCTGCAAAATATGATGTGAACTGGAAAGATCTAGCGAACTATAACAAGCTAGCCAACCCACACTTTATCTCAATCGGGCAAGAAATTAAAATTCCGAAGAACTAGTTTTAAAGGGGAAAATAATTGTTTTTATAAAGGAGTACAAACGATAGATGTTTGTGCTCCTTTCTTTTTGTGAAAGGTTAAAACTATTCCATTTGCATGGAAAGATTTTTTCAAAAAAGAAAAAATAAGAAATATTGACACATTTATTATGTCGTCTGTATAATATAGTGCATATAATCCCGATAAAACAAATAGGAATTATCATAAAAGGACTGAAGCGATATGTATTTACACATAGATCAACTAGCTAAGACTTTTCCGCATGAAGAAAGCGGAACATGGGAGGTCTTTTCTGAAGTAGATCTTTCCATACAAGAAAATGAATTTGTCTCAATTCTCGGTCCATCTGGGTGTGGGAAATCTACACTTTTATCGATGGTAGCCGGCCTTGAGTCTATATCAGAAGGTTCTATCAAACTTGAACATGTAGATGTGAAAACACCTGGACCTGATCGTGGTATGGTGTTCCAACAGCCTGCTCTTTTTCCTTGGTTGAGTGTAATCGAGAACGTAAAGTTTCCATTAAAACACTTATCCAAACAGGAACAAGAGGAGCAAGCTACAAAGTATCTTCAGATGGTGCACTTAAGTCGCTTTAAGCAAGCCTATCCTCATGAATTATCCGGAGGTATGCAACAACGCGTGGCTATTGCGAGAGCACTAGCTATGGATCCCAAAGTTCTTTTGATGGATGAACCCTTTGGTGCTTTAGATGAGCAAACTCGACACATTTTACATGATGAATTGATGAAAATTTGGAAGGAAACCAAGAAAACTATATTATTTGTCACCCACAGTATCTCGGAAGCTATTAAACTCTCAGATCGTGTTGTTGTTATGGGCACGCGGCCTGGTCGTATTATTGCAG is a window encoding:
- a CDS encoding phospholipase D-like domain-containing protein; its protein translation is MKNRKWLVLMVVFSLLTTMFPTPQNSHAATTNDVVVSEIAWMGTTSSYNDEWLELYNNTGSTISLDGWTLSAADGSPDIQLSGTIPAGGYYLLERTDDTTVSEVSANLIYSGSLSNSGETLELRDDSQKVIDSVDAWYAGDNDTKATMARQDTTASGTNASNWFTSTATYAEGYGTPNAAEKGCTTTEEQLNNVSNTAGSINVYFNKCAYDQYATSGNEANYNVNLEDRLIKRINNATESIDMATYEINLPNIIDALVTKAAEGVDVRIIADAKDGSDPHYTERYRKMRLYVEQLLRGEDGTIGTSDDVHVFSDSIMFAVEDQTLREQYGLPSSVTGMEQVTVGVGNDTQSGYRLADAEQKDDGSYYSPDNQMHNKFAVVDGKWVFTGSWNFTVTGLYGSETNMQNDVLGGNTQHVVELNSTDLSDVFKTEFDEMWGSAGLTPDPAVSNYHGRKTDNTIHTVDVGGTPVDVYFSAGDDAVGQMASYVKNEADYSSYFTIFAWSDQTLVNELKYKWEGSYNDLEGSRTGFEVKGVYDESFWNQWWSASIEMTGRTASQESTNNPNIRWNNVAPVYEDNEDRKMHAKTMLIDAGYASSDPTAIVGSTNWSTNGNEINDENMLFIHNDDVTNQFLQEFYARYEAAGGMVPAQ
- a CDS encoding 5'-nucleotidase C-terminal domain-containing protein; this translates as MGKVYTKLLAGAMTAVMGLAPFTAQAADEGNVEVQLLFMNDLHGKIDYESSEKDVNGDGVEDSVGGMPYLATYLEQREAENENTLLLHSGDMIGGSPLVSAYFQDEPTIEIMEAMGFDVGTLGNHEFDEGVEEMLRMINGGEHPDGTEGYDGMNFPVVAANVQYKDTKDLVIDPYTIEEIGGQKIGFIGVVTTETPEMIIKTGNENVEFTDEAEAINKYVPELQAQGVEAIVVLAHNPAFQEGETITGDAAEIAKNTDDAVDVIFAGHNHVYNNGLVDNKLIVQALDYSRAFADVDLEIDPETGDIVKKSAEIVNNIRGDVEPDQEVSEILNKYQEKVKEAKEEVVGNAAVKLDGGYAARGEVGDNALGNLIADGMVEAMDADFALMNGGGIRDVIDQGEITFGEVFAVQPFGNTLNKVELTGKDLRKVLNAQISEKYGPDVSVSGFSYTWNGKTNEVVSMKLPDGSAVKPNETYTVVVNNYMYGAEDYRLAELGENMVVGPNDLDATIEYIQSFDEPIIYEAEGRISEVTAKADENNGKDQSDKSDETTSDETTDSKANDHKYTVKSGDTLGKIGAKFGVSWKKLAEYNNIEDVRKLMSGQTLSIPVPDGNAGYEVYLVKQGDTIGKIAAKYDVNWKDLANYNKLANPHFISIGQEIKIPKN
- a CDS encoding ABC transporter ATP-binding protein, with protein sequence MYLHIDQLAKTFPHEESGTWEVFSEVDLSIQENEFVSILGPSGCGKSTLLSMVAGLESISEGSIKLEHVDVKTPGPDRGMVFQQPALFPWLSVIENVKFPLKHLSKQEQEEQATKYLQMVHLSRFKQAYPHELSGGMQQRVAIARALAMDPKVLLMDEPFGALDEQTRHILHDELMKIWKETKKTILFVTHSISEAIKLSDRVVVMGTRPGRIIADIPIDISRPRQRDDEKVIAKEREVMNLLEGEINKVLKEELQYENRA